One window of Alkaliphilus metalliredigens QYMF genomic DNA carries:
- a CDS encoding low molecular weight protein arginine phosphatase produces the protein MKTILFICTGNTCRSIMGEALMKELLSKQPHTLGEVTVLSAGVSAASGEPASGQAVEVMNEKGISLGQHRATPISKSLIDEADLVLTMTANHKKVVLEIHPKAKDKVYTLKEYTGTVDSLDISDPFGQPVVIYRRSAEEIEGQLKQLLEKLEDEKNEKK, from the coding sequence ATGAAAACAATATTATTTATTTGTACTGGGAATACTTGTAGAAGTATCATGGGTGAGGCTTTAATGAAAGAATTGCTATCAAAACAGCCCCATACCCTAGGTGAAGTGACAGTACTCTCGGCAGGTGTATCAGCAGCATCGGGAGAGCCTGCATCCGGGCAGGCTGTGGAGGTGATGAATGAAAAGGGTATTTCCCTAGGGCAGCATCGTGCCACCCCCATATCAAAGAGCCTCATCGATGAAGCTGACTTGGTTTTGACCATGACAGCGAATCATAAAAAAGTAGTGCTGGAGATTCATCCTAAGGCCAAAGATAAAGTCTATACCCTAAAGGAATATACCGGGACTGTAGATTCCCTGGATATATCAGACCCCTTTGGCCAGCCTGTTGTGATTTATCGTCGAAGTGCTGAAGAAATTGAGGGTCAGCTGAAGCAACTTTTAGAAAAGCTAGAAGATGAAAAAAATGAGAAAAAGTGA
- a CDS encoding ATP synthase subunit I, with amino-acid sequence MSDPLWKTQLRVVKGVLVLNVIIAILFFFAVKEPIPYIMGLLFGTIIVILNFRLLYLTLEKAVHMVPHKAQAYTASRYMVRYLVTGIVVYISIQAEHIHVLGTIAGLLSIKLVILKTELFNDKEYFKNIFKKGRRRSDGGRIRTKDNI; translated from the coding sequence ATGTCTGACCCGTTATGGAAAACCCAATTGCGAGTCGTAAAGGGGGTGCTAGTACTTAACGTCATCATTGCAATACTGTTCTTTTTTGCTGTCAAGGAGCCCATACCCTATATAATGGGACTGCTTTTTGGCACAATTATAGTCATACTCAACTTCCGTCTTTTGTACTTGACACTGGAAAAGGCTGTGCACATGGTGCCTCATAAAGCCCAAGCTTATACGGCATCTCGGTACATGGTCAGATATCTAGTGACTGGAATTGTGGTGTATATATCCATCCAGGCGGAACATATTCACGTCTTAGGTACCATTGCTGGTTTATTATCCATTAAACTAGTCATACTTAAAACGGAGTTATTTAATGACAAAGAGTATTTCAAAAACATTTTTAAGAAAGGAAGGAGGAGAAGCGATGGAGGTAGGATTCGGACCAAGGATAATATTTAA
- the rpiB gene encoding ribose 5-phosphate isomerase B gives MKIAIGSDHGGYELKNLIKEHLLNKKLEVVDFGTESTDSCDYADYAQGVAEAVAKGDYARGILICGTGIGISIAANKVPGIRCALVGDCFSAKATTEHNDSNVLALGGRVVGPGLALEIVDIWLSATFQGGRHQKRIDKITDIESKYYK, from the coding sequence ATGAAAATTGCAATTGGCAGTGATCATGGTGGGTATGAACTAAAGAACTTGATTAAGGAACACCTATTGAATAAGAAGCTGGAAGTGGTGGATTTTGGTACTGAATCCACGGATTCCTGTGATTATGCTGATTATGCCCAAGGGGTGGCGGAGGCAGTTGCCAAGGGAGACTATGCAAGGGGAATTTTAATTTGTGGTACAGGGATTGGGATTTCCATTGCAGCCAATAAGGTGCCGGGAATTCGTTGTGCCCTTGTGGGAGATTGTTTTTCAGCAAAAGCAACAACTGAACACAATGACAGCAATGTATTGGCCCTTGGGGGACGGGTTGTTGGACCGGGCCTCGCATTAGAAATTGTAGATATTTGGTTATCTGCTACATTTCAAGGGGGAAGACACCAAAAGCGAATCGATAAAATCACTGATATTGAAAGTAAATATTATAAATAA
- the atpE gene encoding ATP synthase F0 subunit C, protein MEPITGKALILAASAIGAGLAMIAGIGPGIGQGYAAGKGAEGVGRQPEAQGDIVRTMLLGAAVAETTGIYGLIIALILLFANPLVGLL, encoded by the coding sequence ATGGAACCAATTACAGGAAAAGCATTAATTTTAGCAGCATCTGCCATCGGAGCAGGATTAGCGATGATCGCAGGGATAGGACCAGGAATCGGGCAAGGATATGCCGCTGGTAAGGGAGCTGAGGGTGTTGGTAGACAACCAGAAGCCCAAGGAGATATCGTAAGAACAATGCTACTAGGTGCCGCTGTTGCCGAGACCACAGGGATTTATGGATTAATCATTGCACTAATCCTATTATTTGCGAATCCATTAGTCGGTCTATTATAA
- the atpB gene encoding F0F1 ATP synthase subunit A has product MEVGFGPRIIFNIGNIPISETVVMTWFVMAVLFAFAFVATRRFERVPSGLQNVTEAIVDEMNGLTAQTMGADKKGFAPYMGTLFLFLLVSNILGIFGLRPPTADVNVTFALALTTFAMIHFFGAKTKGLGTYLKGFLEPFAFMLPLNILSELSLPISLAFRLFGNIVGGFIIMALLYGGLASVSGMIGLESFPIFAAGIPVALHLYFDLFAGVLQTFIFVMLSMVFIAMAMD; this is encoded by the coding sequence ATGGAGGTAGGATTCGGACCAAGGATAATATTTAACATAGGGAACATTCCGATTTCTGAAACAGTTGTGATGACTTGGTTTGTCATGGCGGTATTGTTTGCATTTGCTTTTGTTGCCACCCGAAGGTTTGAACGGGTTCCATCAGGTCTACAAAATGTAACCGAGGCCATTGTGGATGAAATGAATGGTTTAACAGCTCAAACCATGGGTGCGGATAAAAAGGGTTTTGCCCCTTATATGGGAACATTGTTTTTGTTTTTATTGGTTTCTAATATACTAGGAATTTTTGGTCTTCGGCCCCCAACTGCAGATGTGAATGTGACCTTTGCATTGGCATTGACAACATTTGCAATGATTCATTTCTTTGGGGCTAAGACAAAGGGCTTAGGAACGTATTTAAAGGGATTTTTAGAACCATTTGCTTTCATGCTACCACTTAATATTTTGAGTGAGCTTTCATTACCCATTTCATTGGCATTTCGTTTATTCGGAAATATCGTTGGTGGATTCATCATCATGGCCTTGCTTTACGGGGGGCTCGCCAGTGTAAGTGGCATGATAGGACTTGAGTCTTTTCCTATTTTCGCAGCAGGAATTCCTGTTGCATTGCATTTGTACTTTGACCTCTTTGCGGGGGTGCTACAAACCTTTATCTTTGTCATGCTCTCCATGGTGTTCATCGCCATGGCAATGGATTAG
- a CDS encoding peptidoglycan D,D-transpeptidase FtsI family protein has translation MNGNKRIVHLIVLTSVLFLSLISYLTYFQVFRATTIAENSFNPRHWAREDTTLRGRIYDRNGLILADSDVEEGRPIRSYPHGRLYSHVIGYHNRQYGRTGIEFYYNEHLMDLLMERPVARIRDRITGEMIQGNDLVLTIDHELQQLAHQLLGNKNGSIVALDPRNGEVLAMVSKPDYNPNTLVGDWNDLIIREDSPLLNRSIAGLYTPGSVYKILMAAKGVEEGLETNVYESTSSIVVDGYTLSNYGETAHGEITLGEALAVSANTSFARLALELGEGSVTEISRRFLMGERIPSDMPVNRSLYPYEGGLQDTELVAVSIGQGRLLVTPLHMAAMTSVFANGGVMMAPHIVQEVQSPTGRVVLRPGGEVVTVVSAEVAETVKEMMISVVEQGTGRNAGVQGVSVAGKTGTAENVTGKSHAWFVGFAPAEAPQIVVAVILESEGQTGGAAAAPIARDLIGRGIQGGN, from the coding sequence TTGAACGGAAATAAACGAATTGTTCATTTGATTGTTTTGACCAGCGTATTATTTTTAAGTCTCATTTCTTATCTGACTTATTTTCAAGTTTTTAGAGCCACTACCATTGCGGAAAATTCCTTTAACCCAAGACATTGGGCCAGGGAGGACACCACCCTACGAGGCAGGATTTATGACCGAAATGGACTGATATTGGCTGATTCAGATGTAGAAGAAGGAAGACCCATACGAAGCTATCCCCATGGCAGGCTTTATAGCCATGTGATTGGATACCATAATAGGCAATATGGACGGACGGGAATTGAATTTTATTATAATGAGCATCTAATGGATCTCCTCATGGAGCGGCCGGTGGCACGAATTCGAGATCGAATCACGGGAGAAATGATTCAAGGAAATGACCTGGTACTAACCATTGATCACGAGCTACAACAGTTGGCCCATCAACTACTGGGCAATAAAAACGGATCAATTGTGGCATTGGATCCTAGAAATGGGGAAGTACTGGCCATGGTCAGTAAGCCTGATTACAATCCCAATACCTTGGTGGGGGATTGGAATGACTTGATCATCCGGGAGGACAGTCCATTGCTTAATCGAAGCATTGCCGGGCTTTATACACCGGGATCTGTTTATAAAATATTGATGGCGGCAAAGGGTGTGGAGGAAGGACTTGAGACAAATGTGTATGAATCCACCAGTTCTATTGTGGTGGATGGTTATACTCTTTCTAATTATGGTGAAACAGCCCACGGAGAAATCACCTTAGGGGAGGCCTTGGCAGTATCCGCTAATACCAGTTTTGCTAGGCTGGCATTGGAGCTAGGAGAAGGGTCTGTCACTGAGATTTCTAGGCGGTTCTTAATGGGAGAAAGGATTCCATCGGATATGCCTGTGAATCGCAGTCTGTATCCCTATGAGGGTGGCTTGCAGGATACTGAACTGGTGGCGGTGTCCATTGGCCAAGGAAGGCTCCTGGTGACACCACTACATATGGCGGCCATGACCTCTGTTTTTGCCAACGGGGGGGTTATGATGGCTCCTCATATCGTACAAGAGGTACAAAGTCCAACGGGTAGAGTGGTTCTTCGGCCTGGAGGGGAAGTCGTTACTGTTGTGTCCGCTGAAGTAGCTGAGACTGTCAAGGAAATGATGATTAGTGTTGTTGAACAGGGAACAGGTAGAAATGCTGGGGTACAAGGGGTTTCTGTGGCGGGAAAAACAGGGACTGCTGAGAACGTAACAGGAAAAAGTCATGCCTGGTTTGTGGGATTTGCCCCTGCTGAAGCACCGCAAATTGTTGTGGCTGTTATTCTAGAGAGTGAAGGACAAACCGGAGGAGCTGCAGCGGCCCCCATTGCCCGTGATCTGATCGGAAGAGGAATTCAAGGAGGAAATTAG
- a CDS encoding sodium-dependent transporter: MEKSIPKRENWGSRIGFIMAAAGSAVGLGNIWRFPYLLGENGGAAFLLIYLVFVVFIGISIMIAEFAVGRNSGSAAVGAYKSKSGKWTFAGVIGVLSAFFIMGFYPVVGGWSLAYIAQTFTGLLSNPEAIGGTFGAFIGSTTAPLIWMIVFLALNVFIVARGIAGGIEKAGKILMPVLFGLLVLIAIRSLTLPGAAAGLSYMFKPDFSAVTGQTYLAALGQAFFSLSLGMGCMITYGSYLNKKEDLATNAVLVTGMDVGVALLAGLAMFPAIFALGMAPDAGPGLVFVVIPSVFAAMGGIGPILSVIFFVALTVAALTSSVSLMEVAVAYFIDEKGIERKKAVYSVASAMGVLSILSSLSLGSMSGVTLFGVGFFDFFDILTDKIFLSIGGLLLSVFVGWFLDKEMLRKELTNGGTVKFALFEAWHFLIKYVIPVAISIVAFYGIKSIEQTSLMIFGLLMIVVLAVFSKKL, from the coding sequence ATGGAAAAAAGTATACCAAAAAGAGAGAATTGGGGCTCAAGAATTGGCTTTATCATGGCAGCAGCAGGTTCAGCCGTTGGACTTGGTAATATTTGGAGATTCCCATACCTACTTGGTGAAAATGGCGGTGCCGCATTTCTTCTTATTTATTTAGTTTTCGTTGTGTTTATTGGAATTAGTATTATGATTGCGGAATTTGCCGTAGGTAGAAATTCAGGTAGTGCAGCTGTAGGTGCTTACAAAAGCAAAAGTGGTAAATGGACCTTTGCAGGGGTAATTGGGGTCTTAAGTGCATTCTTCATCATGGGCTTCTATCCAGTAGTTGGAGGTTGGTCTCTTGCCTATATCGCACAAACCTTTACTGGGTTATTGTCTAATCCCGAAGCAATAGGTGGTACCTTTGGTGCCTTTATCGGAAGTACGACTGCACCATTAATATGGATGATTGTTTTCTTAGCACTGAACGTGTTTATCGTGGCTAGAGGTATTGCAGGTGGTATCGAAAAAGCTGGTAAAATATTAATGCCTGTATTATTTGGTCTTTTAGTCCTGATTGCCATTCGAAGTCTTACTCTTCCAGGTGCAGCGGCAGGACTTAGTTATATGTTTAAGCCTGACTTCTCAGCGGTAACAGGTCAAACCTATTTAGCCGCATTAGGTCAAGCTTTCTTCTCCCTTAGTCTTGGTATGGGTTGTATGATTACCTACGGAAGTTACCTAAACAAAAAAGAAGATCTTGCAACTAACGCTGTCCTTGTAACTGGAATGGACGTTGGGGTTGCTCTTTTAGCAGGTCTTGCTATGTTCCCGGCAATATTTGCCTTAGGAATGGCGCCTGATGCTGGTCCTGGTCTTGTATTCGTTGTTATCCCATCTGTGTTTGCTGCAATGGGCGGTATTGGTCCAATATTATCCGTCATCTTCTTTGTGGCCTTAACGGTTGCAGCTCTTACTTCTTCTGTATCCTTAATGGAAGTTGCAGTTGCCTACTTTATTGATGAAAAAGGAATAGAAAGAAAGAAAGCAGTTTATTCTGTAGCCTCAGCCATGGGTGTATTGTCTATCCTATCCTCCCTTTCTCTGGGATCAATGTCAGGTGTGACACTATTCGGAGTTGGGTTCTTTGACTTCTTCGACATCTTAACTGACAAGATCTTCTTGTCCATCGGTGGACTCTTACTTTCAGTCTTTGTTGGATGGTTCCTTGATAAGGAAATGCTTAGAAAAGAGCTTACAAATGGTGGAACCGTAAAGTTTGCATTATTTGAAGCATGGCATTTCTTAATCAAATATGTTATTCCAGTGGCAATTTCCATCGTTGCATTCTATGGAATTAAATCAATCGAGCAAACAAGCTTAATGATCTTTGGACTTCTGATGATCGTGGTATTGGCAGTATTCTCTAAGAAGCTATAA
- the wecB gene encoding non-hydrolyzing UDP-N-acetylglucosamine 2-epimerase — protein sequence MKQLKVMTIFGTRPEAIKMAPLVKALEAEPRIQSTLCVTAQHREMLDMVLELFDITPDYDLNVMAHGQTISDITVKVLKGLEAVLEKEKPDIVLVHGDTSTTFVGALAAFYQKIKVGHVEAGLRSGNIYSPYPEEMNRKLTGTLANLHFAPTQGNFDNLIKDGINPDKIVITGNTVIDALLQVVKEDYVFQGKTLNQIDYAHKKVIVVTCHRRENWGEPMENIFQAIREVAQGNEMVEVVFPVHLNPKIQQLAQEFLGDVSNVHLIEPLDYEPFANLLNRAYLILTDSGGIQEEAPALGKPILVMRTETERPEAVAAGTVKVIGVKKERIIAEVKALLSSEKAYETIANAVNPYGDGKACGRIVEGLLNAYSKASEI from the coding sequence ATGAAACAGCTTAAAGTGATGACGATATTTGGGACAAGACCAGAGGCCATTAAAATGGCACCCTTGGTGAAGGCTTTGGAAGCAGAGCCGCGGATTCAATCCACTCTTTGTGTCACGGCACAGCATCGGGAAATGCTAGATATGGTGTTGGAGCTCTTTGACATTACCCCGGATTATGATTTAAATGTCATGGCCCATGGTCAGACGATTTCAGATATTACTGTGAAGGTTTTAAAGGGCTTGGAGGCAGTGCTGGAAAAGGAAAAGCCTGATATTGTACTGGTCCATGGAGACACATCCACCACATTTGTAGGTGCCCTGGCGGCCTTTTATCAAAAGATAAAGGTAGGACATGTGGAGGCGGGTCTTCGCAGTGGGAACATTTACTCTCCCTATCCAGAGGAGATGAACCGAAAGCTTACTGGGACCTTGGCCAATCTTCATTTTGCCCCGACCCAAGGGAATTTTGACAATTTAATAAAAGATGGCATTAATCCAGATAAAATTGTGATTACAGGTAATACTGTTATTGATGCCCTGTTACAGGTTGTAAAGGAGGATTATGTTTTTCAAGGGAAAACCCTTAATCAAATAGATTATGCTCATAAGAAGGTCATTGTGGTGACCTGTCACCGTCGAGAAAATTGGGGTGAGCCCATGGAAAACATTTTTCAAGCAATACGAGAAGTGGCCCAGGGTAATGAAATGGTGGAAGTTGTGTTCCCTGTTCATTTAAATCCCAAAATTCAACAGCTGGCCCAGGAATTCCTTGGAGATGTATCAAATGTTCATTTAATTGAGCCCTTAGATTATGAACCCTTTGCAAATCTATTGAACCGTGCCTATCTAATCTTGACAGACTCTGGTGGCATTCAAGAGGAGGCACCGGCCTTAGGGAAGCCAATTTTGGTAATGCGTACTGAAACAGAACGCCCGGAAGCAGTAGCAGCGGGGACTGTGAAGGTGATAGGGGTAAAAAAAGAGCGGATTATAGCTGAGGTGAAAGCTCTCCTCAGTAGCGAAAAAGCATATGAAACCATTGCCAATGCAGTAAACCCCTATGGAGATGGCAAGGCTTGTGGACGAATTGTTGAAGGGTTATTAAATGCTTATAGTAAAGCAAGTGAAATATGA
- the upp gene encoding uracil phosphoribosyltransferase, translated as MSKVFVIDHPLIQHKLTLIRDKNTGSKDFRDLVKEISLLMGYEVTRNLSLQEIEIETPVGVTKSKVISGRKLGIVPILRAGLGMVDGILQLIPAAKVGHVGLYRDPETLEPVEYYCKLPVDVQEREIIVLDPMLATGGSANATLKAIKDRGVANMKLVCIVSCPEGIAAVQKAHPDVDIYVAAIDEKLNDHAYIVPGLGDAGDRLFGTK; from the coding sequence ATGAGTAAAGTGTTTGTGATTGATCACCCTTTGATTCAACATAAATTGACGTTAATTAGGGACAAAAATACAGGTTCAAAGGATTTTCGTGATTTGGTAAAGGAAATTTCTCTGCTGATGGGATATGAAGTAACAAGAAATTTGTCATTACAAGAGATCGAGATCGAAACCCCAGTTGGTGTGACAAAATCAAAGGTGATTTCCGGTAGAAAGCTAGGGATTGTACCGATTTTGCGTGCGGGATTAGGAATGGTGGATGGCATTTTACAGCTGATTCCAGCGGCTAAGGTGGGACATGTGGGTCTGTATAGAGATCCCGAGACATTAGAGCCCGTAGAATACTACTGCAAACTTCCTGTGGATGTACAGGAGCGAGAAATTATCGTGTTAGATCCAATGCTTGCCACTGGGGGATCTGCCAATGCCACATTAAAGGCCATCAAAGATCGTGGTGTGGCAAACATGAAATTAGTTTGTATTGTATCCTGTCCAGAGGGAATTGCAGCTGTACAGAAAGCGCATCCAGATGTGGATATTTATGTAGCAGCAATTGACGAAAAGCTAAATGACCATGCTTATATCGTACCGGGCTTAGGGGATGCAGGAGATCGTTTGTTTGGAACAAAGTAA
- the atpE gene encoding ATP synthase F0 subunit C, translated as MGTTDFITMFFEWLATFEPRALILASTAIAAGLAMIAGIGPGIGQGFAAGKGAEAASLNPKSAKSASMVMLLGAAVAETSGILSLVVALIMLYANPLVNTDGAAIILSASVIGAGLAMIAGIGPGIGQGYAAGKGTEMVGKRPQYQPMIVRTMFLGQAVAQTTGIYALIIALVLMFANPLVGLL; from the coding sequence ATGGGAACCACTGACTTTATCACAATGTTTTTTGAATGGCTTGCTACCTTTGAACCAAGGGCATTGATTCTTGCATCCACTGCCATTGCAGCAGGGCTTGCGATGATTGCTGGAATTGGTCCAGGGATTGGACAAGGCTTTGCCGCGGGTAAGGGTGCCGAAGCAGCGAGTTTAAACCCCAAGAGTGCTAAGTCAGCTTCAATGGTCATGCTACTGGGAGCAGCAGTAGCTGAAACATCGGGGATTTTATCCTTGGTTGTGGCATTAATCATGCTTTATGCCAATCCCCTTGTTAATACGGATGGTGCTGCCATTATATTATCTGCCTCAGTTATTGGAGCAGGATTAGCCATGATCGCCGGCATTGGTCCGGGGATTGGACAAGGATATGCGGCTGGAAAAGGAACTGAAATGGTGGGGAAAAGACCTCAGTACCAACCCATGATTGTTAGAACCATGTTTTTAGGTCAGGCAGTAGCCCAAACTACTGGTATCTATGCATTGATCATTGCGCTCGTTTTGATGTTTGCAAATCCATTAGTTGGGTTGTTATAA
- a CDS encoding glycosyltransferase family 4 protein, producing MEKYMITFFVALAISYILTPYAKKLAYRIGAIDVPKDNRRIHKKPIPRLGGVAIYTAFMITALISLPIDRQLMAILIGATVIVLTGIIDDVKPISAKYKMVAQIIAALIIVSSGLRIVYVSNPLVPGAGMNLGILSIPVTIFWIVGVTNAVNLIDGLDGLAAGVSVIASISLAAVAYLNGQPEVAVLLVILAGASLGFLPYNFNPAQIFMGDTGSLFIGFILASVSIEGVIKSATTIAVAIPVLALGVPIFDTAFAIVRRLVNKRPIMEADKGHLHHCLLDRGLSQKQTVLVLYSISIILGGSAIIIADATRGTAYLLIVFIATSVLLGAIRIGLFKKSAEEKANS from the coding sequence ATGGAAAAGTATATGATTACCTTTTTTGTTGCATTGGCAATTTCCTATATACTGACCCCTTATGCCAAAAAACTCGCTTATCGAATTGGTGCCATTGATGTGCCAAAGGATAATCGTAGGATCCATAAAAAACCCATTCCTCGCTTAGGTGGGGTCGCAATTTACACAGCTTTCATGATAACGGCCTTGATTTCCCTACCGATTGATCGCCAACTGATGGCGATTTTAATAGGGGCTACGGTCATTGTTTTAACAGGAATCATTGATGATGTGAAGCCAATTTCAGCAAAATATAAAATGGTAGCACAGATTATTGCTGCATTAATAATCGTATCTAGTGGCTTGAGAATTGTTTATGTTAGTAATCCACTGGTTCCAGGAGCTGGAATGAACTTAGGGATATTGAGTATACCCGTAACCATCTTTTGGATTGTTGGAGTGACCAATGCAGTTAACCTAATTGATGGTTTAGATGGATTAGCAGCAGGGGTATCTGTCATTGCCTCCATCTCATTGGCAGCAGTAGCCTACTTAAATGGACAACCTGAAGTGGCAGTCCTATTGGTGATTTTAGCTGGAGCATCCTTAGGCTTTCTACCTTATAACTTTAATCCAGCACAAATCTTTATGGGAGATACGGGATCTCTCTTTATTGGTTTTATTTTAGCCAGTGTATCCATTGAAGGTGTGATTAAGAGTGCCACAACCATTGCAGTGGCAATTCCTGTGTTAGCATTGGGAGTACCCATCTTTGATACGGCCTTTGCAATCGTTAGGAGACTTGTTAACAAAAGACCGATTATGGAAGCTGATAAAGGGCATTTGCATCATTGCCTGTTAGATAGAGGGTTGAGTCAAAAACAGACTGTGCTGGTTTTATATTCGATTAGTATTATATTAGGAGGAAGTGCCATTATCATCGCTGATGCAACTCGAGGAACGGCATACCTATTAATTGTTTTCATTGCCACATCGGTACTGTTAGGTGCCATCCGGATTGGACTGTTTAAGAAATCAGCAGAGGAAAAGGCAAATTCTTAG
- a CDS encoding L-threonylcarbamoyladenylate synthase, with product MKRTKIIKLEEMNEKQIDEILTACGEMIREGKTVAFPTETVYGLGANALDSKAINKIFVAKGRPSDNPLIVHVAHRVEVDALVRVIPEKAKKLMAHFWPGPLTLVMEKSHGIPGEISAGLSTVAIRMPVHPIARTLIEKAGVPVAAPSANTSGKPSPTRAAHVIQDLRGKVDAIIAGGPCDVGVESTVLDVTEETPMILRPGGVTKEMLEAVIGEVALDPGLYHRGEMKDVPRSPGMKYTHYAPKAKVIIIEGVEAAVVRKIREMVAYYKEKGLSVGVIVTDESLAYYDQVEECCVKSMGSRQNPETIANNLFRVLREFDETNVAIILSEAVEEVGIGQAVMNRLMKAAGNEKINA from the coding sequence GTGAAGAGAACAAAAATAATCAAACTAGAAGAGATGAATGAAAAACAAATAGATGAAATACTAACTGCCTGTGGAGAGATGATAAGAGAGGGTAAAACTGTGGCCTTTCCAACGGAAACTGTCTATGGTCTGGGAGCCAATGCCTTGGATTCTAAAGCCATTAACAAAATTTTTGTTGCAAAAGGGCGCCCCTCGGACAATCCATTAATTGTACATGTGGCTCATCGGGTAGAGGTGGATGCACTGGTGAGAGTCATTCCTGAAAAGGCAAAGAAACTCATGGCCCATTTTTGGCCAGGCCCCTTGACCCTTGTGATGGAAAAATCCCATGGAATTCCTGGGGAAATTTCTGCTGGGCTCTCGACGGTGGCCATACGTATGCCAGTTCATCCCATTGCCAGGACATTAATTGAGAAGGCTGGTGTTCCTGTTGCGGCGCCAAGTGCCAATACCTCAGGCAAGCCCAGTCCCACAAGGGCAGCCCATGTGATCCAAGACTTAAGGGGGAAGGTTGACGCAATTATTGCCGGAGGCCCCTGCGATGTAGGGGTGGAATCCACAGTGCTAGATGTCACTGAAGAGACCCCAATGATATTACGGCCCGGGGGTGTCACCAAGGAAATGCTGGAGGCGGTCATTGGAGAGGTAGCTCTAGACCCAGGCCTATATCATCGAGGTGAAATGAAGGATGTTCCAAGATCTCCAGGAATGAAATATACCCACTATGCACCGAAGGCCAAGGTCATCATTATTGAGGGAGTCGAAGCCGCAGTTGTGAGAAAAATTAGAGAAATGGTAGCATATTATAAAGAAAAGGGATTGTCCGTGGGTGTCATTGTCACCGATGAGTCTCTTGCTTATTATGATCAAGTAGAGGAATGCTGTGTTAAGAGCATGGGAAGTCGTCAAAATCCAGAAACCATTGCAAACAATCTTTTTAGAGTGCTAAGGGAATTTGATGAAACCAATGTGGCAATCATACTATCAGAAGCTGTTGAGGAAGTGGGAATCGGGCAAGCTGTTATGAATCGTTTGATGAAGGCTGCTGGGAATGAAAAAATAAACGCATAG
- a CDS encoding deoxycytidylate deaminase — protein sequence MRPSWDQYFMEMAEVVKTRSTCMRRQVGAVVVKDKRVLSSGYNGAPSGIEHCEKTGCLREQLGVPSGERHELCRGLHAEQNAIIQAAYHGVEIQGTTLYVTLQPCVLCAKMLINAGVKRLVFKGQYPDDLSEKMLTEAGIEMEKFE from the coding sequence ATGAGACCGTCCTGGGACCAATATTTCATGGAGATGGCAGAAGTAGTTAAGACGCGGTCTACATGTATGCGCAGGCAGGTAGGTGCAGTCGTTGTTAAGGATAAACGAGTGCTGAGTAGCGGATACAATGGTGCCCCAAGTGGCATTGAGCATTGTGAGAAAACCGGCTGTTTACGAGAACAGTTAGGGGTCCCATCTGGAGAACGGCATGAGCTCTGTAGGGGATTACATGCGGAACAGAATGCGATTATTCAAGCGGCTTATCATGGAGTTGAAATTCAAGGGACAACCCTTTATGTCACCTTGCAGCCCTGTGTGCTTTGTGCTAAAATGCTAATCAATGCAGGCGTGAAAAGACTTGTTTTCAAAGGTCAATATCCCGATGATCTTTCAGAGAAAATGCTGACAGAAGCTGGGATTGAAATGGAGAAATTTGAGTAA
- a CDS encoding AtpZ/AtpI family protein: protein MGKKRHVMENLSLLSFIGISMIVPIIGGLYIGRWIDARFNTQPIFLFVFIIMGVIVSFMNLFKVAAKDIEQKKRK from the coding sequence ATGGGAAAAAAAAGACATGTAATGGAAAACCTAAGTTTACTCAGTTTTATTGGTATTTCAATGATTGTACCGATCATTGGAGGTCTTTATATCGGAAGATGGATAGATGCTCGGTTTAATACCCAGCCTATTTTTCTATTTGTGTTTATCATTATGGGGGTCATCGTTTCCTTCATGAATTTATTTAAAGTAGCGGCAAAGGATATAGAGCAAAAGAAAAGGAAGTGA